The Nocardioides panzhihuensis genome has a segment encoding these proteins:
- a CDS encoding SDR family oxidoreductase: MNRSHNEVAVITGGSAGLGLALAETLLDRSWNVVTDARDADRLHAALPDRPRVTTLAGDVRDQDHQDAIAAAVARHGRLDLLVHNASDLGPMLPLAEVSEGDLSRVLETNLLAPLSLTQRLLPYLIASGGTLVGISSDAAVEHYPTWGTYAASKAALDHLILTLGEENGIRAYTVDPGDMRTAMHQAAFPGEDISDRPLPESVVPHLLALLSGDEPTGRYRATDLAPVGVVR; encoded by the coding sequence ATGAACAGATCACACAACGAAGTAGCAGTCATCACCGGCGGCTCCGCAGGGCTGGGGCTCGCCCTCGCCGAGACACTCCTCGACCGGTCGTGGAACGTCGTCACCGACGCCCGCGACGCCGACCGCCTCCACGCCGCGCTGCCCGACCGGCCGCGGGTGACGACCCTGGCCGGCGACGTCCGAGACCAGGATCACCAGGACGCCATCGCCGCCGCCGTGGCGCGGCACGGGCGTCTCGACCTGCTCGTGCACAACGCCAGCGACCTCGGTCCGATGCTCCCGCTCGCCGAGGTCTCCGAGGGCGACCTCTCGCGCGTGCTCGAGACGAACCTGCTCGCGCCGCTCTCGCTCACCCAGCGGCTCCTCCCCTACCTGATCGCCTCGGGCGGCACGCTCGTGGGAATCTCGAGCGACGCGGCGGTCGAGCACTACCCGACCTGGGGAACGTATGCCGCGAGCAAGGCCGCGCTCGATCACCTGATCCTGACCCTCGGCGAGGAGAACGGGATCCGCGCGTACACCGTCGACCCCGGTGACATGCGCACAGCCATGCACCAGGCCGCCTTCCCCGGTGAGGACATCTCCGACCGTCCCCTCCCGGAATCGGTCGTTCCGCACCTGCTCGCGTTGCTCTCCGGCGACGAGCCCACAGGGCGCTACCGCGCCACCGATCTCGCACCCGTAGGAGTAGTCCGATGA
- the soxR gene encoding redox-sensitive transcriptional activator SoxR, which yields MNTHDLLTMGEVTRRSGYAASAVRYYESQGLIRAERSSGGQRTFERSVLRRLAFIRAAANVGLSLEEIRTELDCLPGDRTPTKADWARMSKHWRRRLEEQIHALERLRDNLDSCIGCGCLSLQRCRISNPDDAAAAQSAGAAYLPKVLRRDPPRRRP from the coding sequence ATGAACACCCACGACCTGCTCACGATGGGCGAGGTGACCCGGCGAAGCGGCTACGCGGCCTCCGCGGTGCGCTACTACGAGAGCCAGGGCCTGATCCGGGCGGAGCGATCGTCCGGGGGACAGCGCACGTTCGAGCGCAGCGTGCTGCGCCGGCTCGCGTTCATCAGGGCGGCCGCCAACGTCGGCCTGTCGCTGGAGGAGATCAGGACCGAGCTCGACTGTCTGCCGGGGGACCGAACCCCCACCAAGGCCGACTGGGCCCGGATGTCGAAGCACTGGCGGCGCCGCCTCGAGGAGCAGATCCACGCTCTCGAGCGCCTCCGCGACAACCTCGACTCCTGCATCGGCTGCGGCTGCCTCTCCCTGCAGCGCTGCCGCATCTCCAACCCCGACGATGCCGCAGCTGCCCAGAGCGCCGGTGCCGCGTACCTCCCCAAGGTCCTGCGCCGCGACCCACCCCGCCGCCGCCCCTGA
- a CDS encoding peptidylprolyl isomerase: MLTHMLSATAAAALLLTLSACGSDSSSDSPGSGDAKESKGPKSSESSDWKSIVKPGTTSCDYVEDPMGASKEVDAPEKSAQYTGKVAATINTSVGPLAVTLDADKAPCTVNSFLSLASQDYYDGTSCHRLGANPGFELLQCGDPTGQGTGGPGYTIPDEFEESDTFPAGTLAMANTGQPNTGGSQFFMVFGDTQLPPSYTVFGTLDEAAIKALQEVGEAGVAEAGADGTGAPKKPVEFETITVG; encoded by the coding sequence ATGCTGACTCATATGCTCTCGGCCACTGCCGCCGCTGCCCTGCTCCTGACGCTCTCCGCCTGCGGGTCGGACTCCTCCAGCGACTCCCCCGGCTCAGGTGACGCGAAGGAGAGCAAGGGCCCGAAGTCGAGCGAGTCGAGCGACTGGAAGTCGATCGTGAAGCCGGGCACCACCAGCTGCGACTACGTCGAAGACCCGATGGGGGCCTCGAAGGAGGTGGACGCGCCGGAGAAGTCCGCGCAGTACACCGGCAAGGTCGCCGCGACGATCAACACCTCCGTCGGCCCGCTCGCGGTCACCCTCGACGCCGACAAGGCGCCCTGCACCGTCAACTCGTTCCTGTCGCTGGCCTCGCAGGACTACTACGACGGCACCAGCTGCCACCGCCTCGGCGCCAACCCCGGCTTCGAGCTGCTGCAGTGCGGCGACCCGACCGGCCAGGGCACCGGCGGCCCGGGCTACACGATCCCCGACGAGTTCGAGGAGAGCGACACGTTCCCCGCCGGCACCCTCGCGATGGCCAACACCGGCCAGCCCAACACCGGTGGCAGCCAGTTCTTCATGGTCTTCGGCGACACCCAGCTCCCGCCCTCCTACACCGTCTTCGGCACGCTCGACGAAGCGGCCATCAAGGCCCTCCAGGAGGTCGGCGAGGCGGGCGTGGCCGAGGCCGGCGCCGACGGCACCGGCGCCCCCAAGAAGCCGGTCGAGTTCGAGACGATCACCGTCGGCTGA
- a CDS encoding GNAT family N-acetyltransferase, giving the protein MPVLSLRFELDDLTRPEVIRILEDHLEDMYAVTPAESVHALDLEALKVPEIAFWSAWDETELVGCGALKSLGEGDYELKSMRTTAAARGRGVATAMLRHLLAEARSRGGRRVLLETGTEDFYEPARRLYAGNGFTERPPFGSYVLDPNSVFFELSL; this is encoded by the coding sequence GTGCCAGTGCTTTCCCTGCGTTTCGAGCTCGACGACCTGACCCGGCCCGAGGTGATCCGGATCCTCGAGGACCATCTCGAGGACATGTACGCGGTGACACCCGCCGAATCGGTGCACGCGCTCGACCTCGAGGCGCTGAAGGTGCCCGAGATCGCGTTCTGGTCGGCCTGGGACGAGACCGAGCTGGTCGGTTGCGGTGCGCTGAAGTCGCTCGGCGAAGGCGACTACGAGCTCAAGTCGATGCGCACCACGGCAGCGGCCCGAGGCCGCGGCGTCGCGACCGCGATGCTGCGCCACCTGCTGGCCGAGGCCAGGTCACGGGGCGGCCGTCGAGTGCTCCTGGAGACCGGGACCGAAGACTTCTACGAACCGGCCCGGCGCCTCTATGCAGGCAACGGCTTCACCGAACGCCCACCCTTCGGCAGCTACGTGCTCGACCCCAACTCGGTCTTCTTCGAGCTCTCGCTGTAG
- a CDS encoding MauE/DoxX family redox-associated membrane protein: protein MRTRADLLGWIGLAGRLYLGFIFLSAGVAKLPEPAITEQAVRGYQLLPWQLAPAYAIAMPIAEIVLGVLLILGLFTRTAAVATALGLCSFIVGITAAWVQGLNIDCGCFGGGGASADPTYLADTLRDLGWLAIAVYLIVLRRTKLALDDLLFRRGAPSVDDYSESSKKTELGSST from the coding sequence ATGAGGACCCGTGCGGATCTGCTGGGCTGGATCGGTCTCGCCGGCCGCCTCTACCTCGGCTTCATCTTCCTCTCGGCCGGGGTCGCCAAGCTGCCTGAGCCGGCGATCACCGAGCAGGCGGTCCGCGGCTACCAGCTGCTGCCCTGGCAGCTCGCGCCTGCGTACGCCATCGCGATGCCGATCGCCGAGATCGTGCTCGGGGTGCTGCTCATCCTCGGACTGTTCACCCGGACGGCCGCGGTGGCCACGGCGCTCGGACTGTGCTCGTTCATCGTCGGGATCACCGCTGCGTGGGTGCAAGGGCTCAACATCGACTGCGGCTGCTTCGGCGGTGGCGGCGCCTCGGCCGATCCCACCTACCTCGCCGACACCCTGCGGGACCTGGGCTGGCTCGCGATCGCGGTCTACCTGATCGTCCTCCGCCGCACCAAGCTCGCCCTCGACGACCTGCTGTTCCGGCGGGGCGCTCCGTCGGTCGACGACTACAGCGAGAGCTCGAAGAAGACCGAGTTGGGGTCGAGCACGTAG
- a CDS encoding CehA/McbA family metallohydrolase, which yields MTRPLTRRTALGAAGAGLLMASMSSSFTGAAASATARPGIGASRTSRLSHGTTLVHADLHNHTLMSDGDGDPDLAFDSMRSAGLDVAALTDHATVSDNILGDALAGLLPPAYKQLGGLTRSDWARTRELADAANADGTFTAIRGFEWSEPLLGHINVWGTEHFTDIVDVGAMRPFFDWLARSPDTPLIDGGSDGIAGFNHPGREPFRFQGFRFDARARERMVSLEMFNRGDDYLFEGYADGKPSPLCQCLNAGWRTGISGVTDEHGTDWGHPEGKGRTGLWVSSHDRGGVFEAMRARRFFATRTSGLRVDAVATLGGVEHRMGSVVPGRGGDMRFTLDLARDDEWGGRELHLQVLRPGPSVPVVADVAPFRVGDPVSATVPVSYDDGDWVLLRVSDPSQANATPGPDGHPCNDLGIAYTSPWWLQP from the coding sequence ATGACCCGGCCACTGACCAGACGTACCGCGCTGGGGGCGGCAGGAGCCGGGCTCCTGATGGCCTCGATGTCATCGTCGTTCACGGGAGCGGCAGCATCGGCGACCGCACGCCCCGGCATCGGGGCGAGCCGGACATCGCGGCTCTCCCACGGGACCACGCTGGTCCACGCCGACCTGCACAACCACACGCTGATGTCCGACGGCGACGGCGACCCCGATCTGGCCTTCGACTCGATGCGCAGCGCCGGCCTCGACGTCGCGGCACTCACCGACCATGCCACCGTCTCCGACAACATCCTGGGAGACGCCCTGGCAGGGCTGCTCCCGCCGGCGTACAAACAGCTCGGGGGCCTCACCCGCTCGGACTGGGCGCGGACCCGTGAGCTGGCGGACGCGGCCAACGCGGACGGCACCTTCACCGCCATCCGCGGGTTCGAGTGGTCGGAGCCGTTGCTGGGTCACATCAACGTGTGGGGCACCGAGCACTTCACCGACATCGTCGACGTCGGCGCGATGCGACCGTTCTTCGACTGGCTGGCGCGCTCCCCTGACACGCCGCTGATCGACGGCGGGTCCGACGGGATCGCGGGGTTCAACCATCCCGGGCGAGAGCCGTTCCGGTTCCAGGGGTTCCGCTTCGACGCGCGCGCCCGCGAGCGGATGGTGTCGCTGGAGATGTTCAACCGCGGCGACGACTACCTCTTCGAGGGGTACGCCGACGGCAAGCCCTCGCCGCTGTGCCAGTGCCTCAACGCCGGCTGGCGCACCGGGATCAGCGGCGTCACCGACGAGCACGGCACCGACTGGGGTCATCCGGAGGGCAAGGGGCGTACGGGGCTGTGGGTCTCCTCCCACGACCGCGGCGGGGTCTTCGAGGCGATGCGGGCGCGGCGGTTCTTCGCCACCCGCACCTCAGGGCTTCGCGTCGACGCCGTGGCGACGCTGGGCGGCGTCGAGCACCGGATGGGCTCGGTGGTCCCCGGACGTGGCGGCGACATGCGGTTCACCCTCGATCTCGCCCGCGACGATGAGTGGGGCGGCCGGGAGCTCCATCTACAGGTGCTGCGGCCGGGCCCCTCTGTCCCGGTCGTGGCGGATGTCGCGCCGTTCCGCGTCGGAGACCCGGTCTCGGCCACGGTGCCGGTCTCCTACGACGACGGCGACTGGGTGCTGCTGCGGGTCAGCGACCCGAGCCAGGCCAATGCGACACCGGGTCCCGACGGCCACCCCTGCAACGACCTGGGCATCGCCTACACCAGCCCCTGGTGGCTGCAACCGTGA
- a CDS encoding VOC family protein, with protein sequence MSTAGVPAWFHLFLDVPRPGWEEAVEFWSAVTGWAVSPPRGETGEFVTLVPQKGDAWLKVQAIEEGEPRIHIDLDAVDRDAALERSVSLGATSAWTYDGVPVMRSPGGLLFCHTLGEGTAPSCARTEPARVLDQVCIDIPRSRWEQEVAFWTEITGRTPEQTKSPEFVRLADPDPHGGLRFLLQRLDEEAGDVRAHPDIAVADRASETCRHEALGAETVGILEWWTVLRAPYGQLYCLTDRDPLTGQA encoded by the coding sequence ATGAGCACCGCTGGCGTACCTGCCTGGTTCCATCTCTTCCTCGATGTCCCGCGCCCTGGCTGGGAGGAGGCAGTCGAGTTCTGGTCGGCCGTGACGGGCTGGGCGGTCTCGCCGCCTCGCGGTGAGACCGGGGAGTTCGTCACCCTCGTACCGCAGAAGGGCGACGCCTGGCTGAAGGTGCAGGCCATCGAAGAGGGCGAGCCGCGGATCCACATCGATCTCGACGCCGTCGACCGCGACGCGGCGCTGGAGCGGTCGGTGTCCCTCGGTGCGACCTCGGCATGGACCTACGACGGGGTCCCGGTGATGCGCTCGCCCGGCGGCCTGCTCTTCTGCCACACGCTCGGCGAAGGCACCGCGCCGAGCTGCGCGCGCACGGAGCCCGCGCGAGTGCTCGATCAGGTGTGCATCGACATCCCCCGCTCCCGGTGGGAGCAGGAGGTGGCCTTCTGGACGGAGATCACCGGACGGACTCCCGAGCAGACGAAGTCCCCCGAGTTCGTACGCCTCGCCGACCCCGACCCACACGGTGGGCTGCGGTTTCTCCTGCAACGGCTCGACGAGGAGGCCGGCGATGTCCGGGCGCATCCGGATATCGCGGTCGCCGACCGTGCCTCGGAGACCTGCCGACATGAGGCGCTCGGCGCCGAGACGGTCGGCATCCTGGAGTGGTGGACGGTGCTGCGTGCGCCTTACGGACAGCTCTACTGTCTCACCGATCGCGACCCGCTGACCGGCCAGGCCTAG
- a CDS encoding Fe-S cluster assembly protein HesB, which translates to MLQLTENATTIVRSISEQAQGAGLRLAADAEPDGALSAALVPEPEGADQVIEQEGARVFLDQGAAAELDDKVLDAGMDDSGNVQFGISQQG; encoded by the coding sequence ATGCTTCAGCTGACCGAGAACGCCACCACCATCGTCCGCTCGATCTCCGAGCAGGCCCAGGGCGCCGGCCTCCGGCTCGCCGCCGACGCAGAACCGGACGGTGCTTTGAGCGCCGCCCTGGTCCCCGAGCCCGAGGGCGCGGACCAGGTCATCGAGCAGGAGGGCGCGCGGGTCTTCCTCGACCAGGGCGCCGCCGCCGAGCTCGACGACAAGGTCCTCGACGCCGGGATGGATGACTCCGGAAACGTCCAGTTCGGGATCTCTCAGCAGGGCTGA
- a CDS encoding PPOX class F420-dependent oxidoreductase: MTFDPHELLATTRHGILATIKADGLPQLSPVWQHYDRERSEILISTREGLVKTRNLRRDPRAAIEVDGPGGRSWATAEGTVALTGPGASLDSPEVDALVDYYRRGAGEHPDWDEYREVMVSDRRVLITIAVTKVYGADLG; the protein is encoded by the coding sequence ATGACGTTCGATCCGCACGAGCTGCTCGCCACGACCCGCCACGGAATCCTGGCCACGATCAAGGCCGACGGGCTGCCCCAGCTCTCACCGGTGTGGCAGCACTACGACCGCGAGCGCAGCGAGATCCTGATCTCGACCCGCGAGGGCCTGGTGAAGACCAGGAACCTCCGGCGCGACCCGCGGGCGGCGATCGAGGTCGACGGGCCCGGCGGGCGGTCCTGGGCGACGGCCGAGGGCACAGTCGCCCTCACCGGCCCCGGTGCCTCTCTCGACAGCCCCGAGGTCGATGCGCTCGTCGACTACTACCGGCGAGGCGCCGGCGAGCACCCCGACTGGGACGAGTACCGCGAGGTGATGGTCAGCGATCGACGAGTGCTCATCACCATCGCCGTCACGAAGGTCTACGGCGCCGACCTGGGCTGA
- a CDS encoding carboxymuconolactone decarboxylase family protein, which yields MPLNSKQPRIEPLEPPYDDETSAALDLLGPPIQLFRVLARRPDLARGISGWGSYYLSRRAAMTLRHREMVILRTTALCGADYEWAIHVKTFAAKAELDEDQLRSLGAGSAEDACWRESSDSAVITAVDSLHHHHDLDDATWAGLVEAVGTDAALEITLLAGWYHAISYAVRALRLPLEPDTDAIPR from the coding sequence ATGCCTCTGAATTCGAAGCAACCTCGTATCGAACCGCTCGAACCGCCCTACGACGACGAGACCTCTGCCGCCCTTGACCTGCTCGGACCACCGATTCAGCTCTTCCGAGTCCTCGCCCGCCGCCCGGATCTCGCTCGCGGGATCTCGGGCTGGGGGTCGTACTACCTCTCCCGTCGAGCGGCGATGACCCTGCGCCACCGGGAGATGGTGATCCTGCGTACGACTGCCCTGTGCGGCGCGGACTACGAATGGGCCATCCACGTGAAGACGTTCGCCGCCAAGGCCGAGCTCGACGAGGACCAGCTCCGGTCGCTGGGGGCCGGGTCCGCGGAAGACGCCTGTTGGCGAGAGTCGTCAGATTCCGCCGTGATCACCGCGGTGGACTCGCTCCATCATCACCACGACCTCGACGATGCGACGTGGGCAGGGCTGGTCGAGGCGGTCGGAACGGACGCTGCCCTCGAGATCACCCTGCTCGCCGGGTGGTATCACGCAATCTCGTACGCCGTGCGAGCTCTTCGCCTCCCGCTCGAACCTGACACCGACGCCATCCCACGCTGA
- a CDS encoding winged helix-turn-helix transcriptional regulator — protein MSTPLPGQPVRGSSTGRPIMALLDLLGRRWTLRVIWELREETAAPTFRDLQIRCGGVSSSVLSARLRELTEAGVVQHLGDGYRLSETGRDLLRRLEPLDEWAIRWHVSD, from the coding sequence TTGAGTACGCCGCTCCCCGGACAGCCGGTTCGCGGCTCCAGCACCGGCCGGCCGATCATGGCCCTGCTCGACCTGCTGGGCCGCCGCTGGACCCTTCGCGTGATCTGGGAGCTCCGTGAGGAGACAGCAGCACCGACCTTCCGTGATCTGCAGATCCGGTGTGGGGGAGTGTCCTCGAGCGTCCTCTCAGCGCGCCTGCGCGAGCTGACGGAGGCCGGGGTCGTGCAGCATCTCGGCGATGGGTATCGCCTGAGCGAGACCGGTCGCGACCTCCTCCGCAGACTCGAGCCCCTGGACGAGTGGGCCATCCGCTGGCACGTGAGCGATTAA
- a CDS encoding aminopeptidase produces MRALIGRILVAMGLASLLLVTPASPATAAEDDILDRLLAIEGVSLIQEKPVQGYRYFVLNFTQAVDHRQPDGDTFQQRFTVLHKDTARPTVFQTSGYNVSTNPGRSEPTRIVDGNQVSMEYRFFTPSRPAPADWDDLDIWQGASDQHAIFEALEPIYGAKWLSTGGSKGGMTATYYERFYPSDMDGVVAYVAPNDVVNREDSAYDDFFASVGTEDCRNRLNGVQREALVRREALKATYADMAAKEGYTFKTVGSLDSAYEMVVLDFVWAYWQYAGTSACSNVPADAATATDQQIWDVIDNYSGFSFYTDQGLSPYTPYYYQAGTELGAPTIGFPHIEDDLIRYGYQAPRSFVPREIDMRFDPSAMRDVDSWVRKHANQMLFVYGEADPWGAEQFRPGVKAKDSYVFTAPGMNHGANVAGLVADERELATARILEWAGVATAAVEADAAKAKPLAAYDAKLDKRDLRQERSMRP; encoded by the coding sequence ATGCGTGCATTGATCGGCCGGATCCTGGTGGCGATGGGGCTGGCATCCCTGCTCCTCGTCACACCCGCCAGCCCCGCGACAGCCGCCGAGGACGACATCCTCGACCGCCTGCTCGCCATCGAGGGCGTCAGCCTGATCCAGGAGAAGCCCGTCCAGGGCTACCGCTACTTCGTCCTGAACTTCACCCAGGCGGTCGACCACCGTCAGCCAGACGGTGACACCTTCCAGCAGCGATTCACCGTGCTGCACAAGGACACCGCCCGCCCGACGGTGTTCCAGACCAGCGGCTACAACGTCTCGACCAACCCCGGCCGCAGCGAGCCGACCCGGATCGTGGACGGCAACCAGGTCTCGATGGAATACCGGTTCTTCACCCCGTCCCGCCCTGCCCCGGCCGACTGGGACGACCTCGACATCTGGCAGGGCGCCAGCGACCAGCACGCCATCTTCGAAGCGCTCGAGCCGATCTACGGAGCCAAGTGGCTCTCGACCGGCGGCTCCAAGGGTGGCATGACTGCGACCTACTACGAGCGCTTCTACCCGAGCGACATGGACGGCGTCGTCGCCTACGTCGCGCCCAACGACGTGGTCAACCGTGAGGACTCCGCCTACGACGACTTCTTCGCGAGCGTCGGCACCGAGGACTGCCGCAACCGCCTCAATGGCGTCCAGCGGGAGGCCCTCGTGCGCCGCGAGGCGCTGAAGGCGACCTACGCAGACATGGCTGCCAAGGAGGGGTACACCTTCAAGACCGTGGGCAGCCTGGACTCCGCATACGAGATGGTCGTGCTCGACTTTGTCTGGGCCTACTGGCAGTACGCCGGCACCTCCGCGTGCTCGAACGTCCCGGCCGATGCGGCGACCGCGACCGACCAGCAGATCTGGGACGTGATCGACAACTACTCGGGCTTCAGCTTCTACACCGATCAGGGCCTCAGCCCGTACACGCCCTACTACTACCAGGCCGGCACCGAGCTGGGCGCGCCGACGATCGGTTTCCCGCACATCGAGGACGACCTGATCCGCTACGGCTACCAGGCTCCGCGCAGCTTCGTCCCGCGCGAGATCGACATGCGGTTCGACCCGTCCGCGATGCGCGACGTCGACTCCTGGGTGCGCAAGCACGCCAACCAGATGCTCTTCGTCTACGGCGAGGCGGACCCGTGGGGCGCCGAGCAGTTCCGGCCGGGCGTCAAGGCCAAGGACTCCTACGTCTTCACCGCACCGGGGATGAACCACGGCGCCAACGTCGCGGGTCTGGTCGCCGACGAGCGTGAGCTCGCCACCGCCCGCATCCTGGAGTGGGCGGGTGTCGCGACCGCCGCGGTCGAGGCGGACGCGGCGAAGGCGAAGCCGCTGGCGGCGTACGACGCGAAGCTCGACAAGCGTGACCTGCGTCAGGAGCGCAGCATGCGACCTTGA
- a CDS encoding LLM class F420-dependent oxidoreductase translates to MDLGLHYFTFTHPEWETTLADKLTETACIADEGGVDLFTVMDHWFQMEQAGGPFEPMLEGYTTLGYLAGITDNVRLSLLVTGVTYRHPGLLAKTVTTLDRLSGGRALLGMGAAWYEREHQGLGVPYPPTAERFERLEETLEICRQMWSENDGAYEGKHYQLAETISLPQPVNGTVPILIGGGGEKKTLRLVAEYGQGTNLFGGPGPEAVETVKHKLEVLRGHCDDLGTDYDAIEKTMLFQGPSVEDPDAFLKSMEEYAALGITLVGLMPTPYVDPVPWTTSLVDLVPRLKEV, encoded by the coding sequence ATGGATCTTGGACTCCACTACTTCACCTTCACCCACCCCGAGTGGGAGACCACGCTCGCCGACAAGCTCACCGAGACGGCCTGCATCGCGGACGAGGGGGGCGTCGACCTGTTCACCGTCATGGACCACTGGTTCCAGATGGAGCAGGCCGGCGGCCCCTTCGAGCCGATGCTCGAGGGCTACACCACGCTCGGCTACCTGGCCGGGATCACCGACAACGTACGCCTCAGCCTCCTCGTCACCGGAGTGACCTACCGCCACCCCGGGCTGCTCGCCAAGACCGTCACCACCCTGGACCGGCTCTCCGGCGGCCGTGCGCTCCTGGGTATGGGCGCGGCATGGTACGAGCGCGAGCACCAGGGTCTCGGCGTGCCCTACCCGCCGACCGCCGAGCGGTTCGAGCGCCTGGAGGAGACCCTGGAGATCTGCCGCCAGATGTGGTCGGAGAACGACGGCGCCTATGAGGGCAAGCACTACCAGCTCGCCGAGACCATCTCGCTGCCACAGCCCGTCAACGGCACGGTCCCGATCCTGATCGGCGGGGGAGGGGAGAAGAAGACCCTTCGCCTGGTCGCCGAGTACGGCCAGGGCACCAACCTCTTCGGCGGCCCCGGCCCCGAGGCGGTCGAGACCGTCAAGCACAAGCTCGAGGTGCTGCGCGGCCACTGCGACGACCTCGGCACCGACTACGACGCAATCGAGAAGACCATGCTCTTCCAAGGCCCCTCGGTCGAGGACCCGGACGCCTTCTTGAAGTCCATGGAGGAGTACGCAGCCCTGGGCATCACTCTCGTCGGGCTGATGCCGACCCCGTACGTCGACCCGGTGCCGTGGACCACCTCGCTGGTCGACCTGGTGCCGCGGCTGAAGGAGGTCTAG
- a CDS encoding DUF5994 family protein has protein sequence MTTSPTAELSTAVRTDLRIRLDNSFSTGPLDGAWWPQSRDFQDEAADLIDNFPHRVGRISRLLFSRPDWDSIAGAPGVRKIRAARGMVKVGSFPSDDTHLMVLSMATGERLRLLVVPHDTDPEVAERIMAQAADDRNTYRPAQLLGLDGPDQSQIGRQIWDNDGGAS, from the coding sequence ATGACGACGTCACCGACAGCAGAGCTCTCCACGGCCGTTCGCACCGATCTCCGGATCCGCCTGGACAACAGCTTCAGCACCGGTCCGCTCGATGGCGCCTGGTGGCCGCAGTCCCGCGACTTCCAGGACGAGGCCGCCGACCTGATCGACAACTTTCCTCACCGCGTCGGCCGGATCTCACGGCTGCTGTTCTCCCGGCCCGACTGGGACTCGATCGCGGGAGCGCCCGGCGTCCGTAAGATCCGCGCCGCGCGCGGGATGGTGAAGGTTGGCTCGTTCCCGTCCGACGACACCCATCTGATGGTGCTGTCGATGGCCACCGGTGAACGGCTGCGCCTGCTGGTCGTGCCTCACGACACCGACCCCGAGGTCGCCGAGAGGATCATGGCCCAGGCCGCCGACGACCGGAACACCTACCGCCCGGCACAGCTGCTGGGCCTCGACGGTCCCGACCAGAGCCAGATCGGCCGGCAGATCTGGGACAACGACGGCGGAGCCTCCTAG